One part of the Anaerolineales bacterium genome encodes these proteins:
- a CDS encoding DHH family phosphoesterase, which translates to MNTELLQQAAARLRAAQRVLVTSHVRPDGDAVSSVLALGLALQAQGKQVQMVLADGVPADFKHLHGWAEVVRSAVAPVDLVVTVDAATQDRCGESLSGFPKVDINIDHHISNTNFGELNLVDPAAVATCALLAEHFPTLGLEFSPPVLDALLTGILTDTMGFRTSNMTPKALRLSADLVEKGADLPALYERALLRRSFQAMRYWGAGLTSLQQEGGLVWGSLALADRKAASYPGNDDAELINNISMIEGAAITVLFVEQADGQVKISWRSQGGHDVARIAAQFGGGGHVAAAGAVVYGSLAEAHERVLAATRAALH; encoded by the coding sequence GTGAACACTGAACTATTGCAACAAGCCGCTGCCCGCCTGCGGGCCGCGCAACGCGTATTGGTAACCTCCCACGTCCGCCCGGATGGCGATGCCGTCTCATCGGTACTGGCCCTTGGCCTGGCTTTGCAGGCCCAGGGCAAGCAGGTGCAGATGGTGCTGGCCGATGGCGTGCCGGCCGACTTCAAGCATCTGCACGGCTGGGCGGAGGTGGTTCGCTCCGCTGTAGCGCCCGTGGACCTGGTGGTCACGGTGGACGCGGCCACGCAAGATCGCTGCGGCGAATCGCTGAGCGGCTTTCCAAAAGTGGACATCAACATTGACCACCACATCAGCAACACCAATTTTGGCGAACTTAACCTGGTAGACCCGGCGGCCGTGGCCACATGCGCCTTGCTGGCCGAACACTTCCCCACACTCGGCCTGGAATTCTCGCCGCCGGTTCTGGATGCATTACTTACTGGCATTCTCACCGATACCATGGGCTTCCGCACGTCCAACATGACCCCCAAAGCCCTGCGCCTATCGGCGGACCTGGTGGAGAAGGGGGCAGATCTGCCGGCGCTGTATGAGCGCGCCTTGTTGCGCCGCTCGTTCCAGGCCATGCGTTACTGGGGTGCCGGGCTCACCAGCCTGCAGCAGGAGGGCGGCCTGGTGTGGGGTAGCCTGGCCCTGGCTGACCGCAAAGCGGCGAGCTACCCGGGCAATGACGACGCCGAGCTGATCAATAACATCTCCATGATCGAAGGGGCCGCCATCACCGTGCTGTTCGTTGAGCAGGCCGACGGCCAGGTCAAGATCAGCTGGCGCAGCCAGGGCGGGCATGATGTTGCGCGCATCGCCGCCCAATTCGGCGGGGGCGGCCATGTGGCCGCCGCTGGCGCCGTGGTGTACGGTAGCCTGGCTGAGGCGCATGAGCGTGTCCTGGCGGCCACGCGTGCCGCTTTGCATTAG
- the truB gene encoding tRNA pseudouridine(55) synthase TruB, translating into MNQDVNNLVSGVLVVDKPVGLTSHDVVQIIRRGTGIRRAGHTGTLDPRASGVLVVLIGPAVRLSEFVSAEDKRYQATIRLGSSTDTYDAEGTPSGPEVPVNVEKEQFTELLTHFVGEIEQKPPAYSAIKVQGQRAYDMARRGEEVDLAPRIIHVHSLDLLEWALPEAVVDVHCSSGTYVRSLAHDIGEELGVGGHLVGLRRTRSGRFTLRDAVSLRRLREAFEQGSWAQFLIPAAEALADWPAVELDEDALKKVTNGIRIPAPEGATGLARAVSQQGELVAVVEVKDGEWQPRKVFLAS; encoded by the coding sequence ATGAATCAAGATGTGAACAATCTCGTTTCCGGCGTGTTGGTGGTGGACAAGCCTGTCGGGCTCACCTCGCACGATGTAGTCCAGATCATCCGCCGCGGCACCGGCATTCGCCGCGCCGGCCACACCGGCACTTTGGACCCGCGCGCCTCGGGCGTGTTGGTGGTGCTGATCGGGCCGGCGGTGCGTCTCAGTGAGTTTGTTTCCGCCGAAGACAAGCGTTACCAGGCCACTATTCGCCTGGGCAGCTCCACTGACACCTACGACGCTGAAGGAACCCCCAGCGGCCCGGAAGTGCCTGTGAATGTGGAGAAAGAGCAGTTCACCGAATTACTGACCCACTTTGTGGGCGAGATCGAGCAGAAGCCGCCAGCCTACTCTGCCATCAAGGTGCAGGGTCAGCGTGCCTATGACATGGCGCGCCGCGGCGAAGAAGTCGATCTTGCCCCGCGCATCATCCATGTACACAGTCTGGACCTGCTGGAATGGGCGCTGCCCGAGGCGGTGGTGGATGTGCATTGCTCCTCCGGCACCTATGTGCGCTCCCTGGCGCACGACATTGGCGAAGAGCTGGGCGTAGGCGGCCACCTCGTTGGCTTGCGCCGCACGCGTAGCGGCCGCTTTACCCTGCGGGATGCGGTCTCGCTGCGCCGCCTGCGCGAGGCCTTTGAGCAAGGCAGCTGGGCGCAGTTCCTCATCCCGGCGGCTGAGGCCTTGGCCGATTGGCCGGCGGTCGAGCTGGACGAAGACGCGCTGAAGAAGGTCACCAATGGCATCCGCATCCCGGCGCCTGAAGGCGCCACGGGTTTGGCACGCGCCGTCAGCCAGCAAGGCGAACTGGTGGCTGTTGTTGAAGTGAAAGACGGGGAATGGCAGCCGCGTAAGGTCTTCCTGGCTTCCTAA
- a CDS encoding bifunctional riboflavin kinase/FAD synthetase produces MQHNSLQSASAQHAWLTIGSFDGLHAGHQQIIKELTAGAHAQGAPAVVLTFDPHPAEVLRGPLTGFYLYQPEEKAELFAALGVDMLISHPFDEQVRNTPAREFIEQVHSRLDIDKLWIGHDFALGHDRQGNFDALRRFGAELGFSVHQMLPVRVDGQVVSSTLIRTALAGGDVSLAERLLGRRYTLTGTVVGGAKRGRSIGIPTANLRIPERRLVPATGVYVTWAWLGGQRLPSVTNIGLRPTFEDGTLAPVVETHILDYAGGEFYDQPLKLEFVSRLRGEQKFAGVDALLAQIHTDIEQARATLT; encoded by the coding sequence ATGCAGCACAACTCCCTGCAATCGGCCAGCGCGCAGCATGCCTGGCTAACTATAGGCTCGTTTGACGGCTTGCACGCAGGCCACCAACAGATCATCAAAGAACTGACTGCCGGAGCGCATGCACAGGGCGCCCCGGCAGTTGTTTTAACCTTTGACCCGCACCCCGCCGAAGTCTTGCGCGGCCCGCTCACTGGCTTTTACTTATATCAGCCTGAAGAAAAGGCCGAGCTGTTTGCCGCGCTGGGCGTGGATATGCTCATCTCGCACCCGTTTGATGAGCAGGTGCGCAACACGCCGGCTCGCGAGTTCATTGAGCAGGTGCACAGCCGTCTGGATATTGACAAGCTGTGGATCGGGCATGACTTTGCACTGGGGCATGACCGCCAGGGCAATTTTGACGCGCTGCGCCGTTTTGGTGCGGAGCTTGGCTTCTCGGTGCACCAGATGTTGCCCGTGCGCGTGGACGGCCAGGTGGTGTCCTCGACGCTTATTCGCACCGCCCTGGCCGGCGGCGATGTGAGCCTGGCCGAGCGGCTGCTCGGCCGGCGCTACACGCTGACCGGCACGGTGGTCGGCGGGGCGAAGCGCGGCCGTAGCATCGGCATCCCCACCGCCAACCTGCGCATCCCCGAGCGGCGCCTGGTGCCGGCCACCGGGGTGTATGTCACCTGGGCCTGGCTGGGCGGGCAGCGCCTGCCCAGCGTCACCAACATCGGCCTGCGGCCGACGTTTGAGGACGGTACGCTCGCCCCGGTTGTGGAGACGCATATCTTGGATTATGCTGGTGGGGAGTTCTACGACCAGCCGCTCAAGCTGGAATTTGTCTCCCGCCTGCGCGGTGAGCAGAAGTTCGCCGGCGTGGACGCATTGCTGGCACAGATCCACACCGATATCGAGCAAGCCCGAGCGACCCTGACCTGA
- a CDS encoding thymidylate synthase yields MQAYLDLMQRVLQDGVEKHDRTGTGTRSLFGHQMRFDLQQGFPLLTTKKLHTKSIIHELLWFLQGGTNIAYLKDNGVRIWDEWADERGDLGPVYGAQWRSWPAADGQAVDQISWVISEIKRNPDSRRLIVSAWNVAELPNMALPPCHLLFQFYVAGGKLSCQLYQRSADIFLGLPFNIASYALLTMMVAQVSGLQAGDFVISLGDCHLYSNHYEQARLQLSRQPLPLPRMRLSPAVSDIFAFTYEDFTLQDYQAHPHIKAPVAV; encoded by the coding sequence ATGCAAGCCTACCTGGACCTGATGCAGCGTGTGTTGCAAGACGGCGTGGAAAAGCACGACCGCACCGGCACTGGCACGCGCTCGCTGTTCGGGCACCAGATGCGCTTTGACCTGCAGCAGGGTTTCCCGCTACTGACCACAAAAAAACTTCATACCAAGTCCATCATCCACGAGCTGCTGTGGTTCCTGCAGGGCGGCACCAACATTGCCTATTTGAAGGATAACGGCGTACGCATTTGGGATGAGTGGGCCGACGAGCGCGGCGACCTGGGGCCGGTGTACGGCGCCCAGTGGCGCAGCTGGCCGGCCGCGGATGGGCAGGCGGTGGACCAGATCAGTTGGGTCATCTCCGAGATCAAGCGCAACCCCGATTCGCGCCGCCTCATCGTCAGCGCCTGGAACGTGGCCGAGCTGCCCAACATGGCCCTGCCGCCTTGCCATTTGCTGTTCCAGTTCTACGTGGCCGGTGGCAAGCTGTCGTGCCAGCTTTACCAGCGTTCGGCGGATATTTTTCTTGGCCTGCCGTTCAACATTGCCTCTTATGCTCTGCTCACTATGATGGTGGCGCAGGTCTCCGGGCTGCAGGCAGGCGACTTTGTCATCTCGCTGGGCGATTGCCACCTGTACAGCAATCACTATGAGCAAGCCCGCTTGCAGCTCAGCCGCCAGCCGCTGCCGCTGCCGCGCATGCGGCTCAGCCCGGCGGTCAGCGATATCTTCGCTTTCACCTATGAGGATTTCACCCTGCAGGATTACCAGGCGCATCCCCATATCAAGGCTCCGGTGGCAGTGTGA
- a CDS encoding dihydrofolate reductase produces MIISLIAAVDEHGGIGRNGRMPWHLSDDLKHFRALTLGHHVLMGRKTYATVAGRLPGRKLLVLSHNPAFRADDALVLPSFEAAEAEARAAGEEELFVIGGAELFALALPLAQRFYLTQVKTVADCDVFFPEFSMDEWKLQSQQHFAAGNRNDHDFTIYELTRKQ; encoded by the coding sequence GTGATCATTTCGCTGATCGCCGCCGTGGATGAGCACGGGGGCATTGGCCGCAATGGGCGCATGCCCTGGCATCTAAGCGACGATCTCAAGCATTTCCGTGCCCTCACGCTGGGACATCATGTGCTCATGGGTCGCAAAACGTATGCCACGGTGGCGGGGCGCCTGCCCGGGCGCAAACTGCTGGTGCTCTCGCATAACCCCGCCTTCCGCGCAGACGATGCTCTTGTTCTGCCCAGTTTCGAAGCTGCTGAGGCAGAAGCTCGGGCGGCCGGGGAGGAAGAGCTGTTTGTCATCGGCGGCGCCGAGCTATTTGCGCTGGCCCTGCCGCTGGCGCAGCGCTTTTACCTCACCCAAGTCAAAACCGTTGCAGACTGCGATGTCTTTTTTCCCGAATTCAGCATGGATGAATGGAAATTGCAAAGCCAGCAGCACTTTGCCGCCGGCAACAGGAACGACCACGACTTCACCATATATGAATTGACTCGCAAGCAATAA